AGGAGCCTGAACAGGTGCGGCACATTGTCAGCCGACTCATTGACGCCGTCAAGTCCTACCTAGTTGATTGCCATTTTGCAATACTTCCATTTCAACCTGGAGAAAGATAACGGTGTCTGGGAGAAAGATAACGGTGTCTGGAACCGTTCTCGTTCAGCCAATCGCACCGGCCCATAGATTTGGCGGGCTTGCTGGAGCTCTTTCACGTGACGGCAAGTTAGTCTCAAGGGTTTGCCCTCGCGAGTCCTTTCCCCTATACTTTTCCCATTATGAGACGCAACATCCTAAGCGAAGGAGCCGATCATGGCAACGCTCACAATTTCTCTTTCAGACAAAGAAATGCGGCGACTGAACAATCTGAGTGAGCGCGAAGGCGTAACCATGGAGCAGATGGTGAGATGTTGTATCCGTGACTTGATCGCCCAACCAGACGAATCTTTTCAAATCACTGCACAGCGAGTCATCGAGAAGAACGCCGAACTTTATCGCCGCCTTTCATGATCTATAGCTTCTTTAGCCTGCCAGGCGCTTCAGCATTGCCCCGTACTGTTTACGAAGGTCCTTGCAATCGCCTTGATCCCCGCCCGCCCGACTCCAACCTTGGCTTTTACCTTATTTGGATTCGTGCCCACAGCATCACCTCTATGGGCTCTTGATCAACGCCGGGCTATTCGAACGATTTTGGCTCTGAACCACTCGGAAATCTGATCGAGGCCCGGCTTCATCGTCGTCACATGCATTGTGAACTCTTCCAAGTCGGCGCTCGTCGTAGTCACGCGATAGCCATTCAGCTCCAGAAACAGGGCAGCGGTCGCAATACTGATCCGTTTATTCCCGTCTAGAAATGGATGATTTCTCGTCAACCCATCCAGTAAAACCGCGGCCTTACTGAACACGTCTGGATAGAACTCTGTATCGGCGAAGACCGCCTGCGGACGCGCGAGAGCCGACTGTAGTCCACCGAGATCGCGGACACCGTGCTGCCCACCCGTCTCCTCGATCAAGCGATCATGAAGAAAGAGAACCTGCTCGACACTGAGATAGATCACCGCTTGGCGAGGGATTCGAGAGCGGGGCGATAGCGGTCGATGAACGCATCGACCTGCGCCGCAAAGGTTTGCTTTACCTTGCGCCGCATTGCAGCAGATTCTGGAAGGCTGCCCTTCTTGGCCTTACTAACAGTAGCCTTCCTGACTTTAAGAGCGTGCCGCTTCATGGTTGGGATGATACCCCAGCCTTCCCACAAAAACAACGAACCAGGGAGATCGGCCTGTTTACACCGCCCCCAGCCGAACCGGCCCGAACGCTTGGCGGGCCTGTTGAAGCTCCTTGATGTGGCGCCGGAGAGCCGGGCCGAATGTGGAGCGCAGAACGGCTTCGCGGTGACGGACGATGCGCGCCTCGGCATTCCCGATCTGCTCTTCCAACTGCCTCACCAAGCGCGCACCTGAACCGGTCAACCACTTCAGATGCCCGCCGGCGTATTCCAGATCCTGAATCGAGTAGCGGACGGATTCGATCTCTTCAAGGCAGCGAAAGCGCGCCCGCATGAGATCGCGCTGCGTTAATCCAGCCGCTTTCCACTGCTGCATTCCCTGCTTCGTCTCAGCCCACGACGAGAGCCGCTCGAACAGCAGCGCCCCCATGGTGAAGGTAAAGGTCGCGTGCAGAATCCCGCGCAACGGGCGCAGGCTCCGGCGCCAGGGCGAATAAAAGATCTGCTGATTGCGGTCGCCGTGATACATGACGTGTTTGCGCAGGAGCAGATTCAAGTGGTGGTGGCTGTTCTCGTGAATCAGATCATCGATCAGGTCGAGATTGTCACGGTCGAAACAATTGATAAAGGACAGTCCGGGACGATGGCGGTAACTGAAACTGACGACGCCCTTCGCGTTGAGCGGAATAATCCGCGAGGTCAACAGCGCCAGGACCTCATGCCCTTCAGGCCATGCCGTCTGAATCGTTTCCCAGGCTCGCCGGATACGGGCGGCCTGCTTCGGGTCTGTCGGAACCACCTTCTTCGGCTGACGGTCTTTGCCGTACACGAGGGTGGATCCGACAGTCACCGCGCCATATGAGGTACACAGAACTTCAGCGGTCGGACGCACCGCCCAATGCCATTGAGCCTGCCCGCCGACAGCGGACCAGACCGGGGCAAGCAGTCGCCCGACTTTCAAGGCAATCCCTGTCTCGTCGATGCGAAAGACCGCACGGCTTTTTGCGCGCGTCAGGACGCGCTTCAGAGAAGGCGGCGCTTCGCATTGATCCCCTGCGACTCCAAGGGGCACGGCACCGGCCTCCTCCGCTTTTTCAAAGTTCTGCGCCAGGTTGCCCGGCACGTTCCACGGCACCTTCTTGCCCGTGCGGCACCAGGCGGTCACAGCGGCGGGATCGAGCCACAGGGCTTCTTGCGCAATGTCCTGCGCCAGTCGCTTGCACAGCCGTGCGAGCCGGCCATCCAGACCGGTCACCTGCGGTTTACCTTTGGGAAACAGCTCGTCGAGATAACTGTTTTCGAAAAACTTTTCCTGACACTCGGCAAATAGCTGTTCGGCAAACTCCCGGCGGTCCGACTCTGTCCGCCACTGCTGCCAAATATCCAGGAAGTATACACAATCGTTCAGCGACTCGATCCACCCGACGACTTTCCAATTGGACAAGTCCTCAGCTTTCAACCTGCGACCGAGAAATTGCACATAGTCTGCTGGAAACGCGAGCTGTGACGCCAATTCGACGTAATCGTCCTGCAACTCCCGGCCGAGATCCTGGAGTAGCTTCCGCATGGACAATCGAAGTTCAAGATTCAGTGCGATGAGCGATGGGGAATCGAATAGCAGCACCTTCCGCCTCCCGTAACAGCCGTTTTGAAATGAGGAAGACTGTAACGTAGGAAGGACGGGCCTGCAAGAAGGAACCTGAGCTGGAAAGATTCGGAAACGGCAGGGAGAATGTCCCATGCGTGGGTTCGGGCGCGGTCAACGCACTCAGATTGTGGCGAAGGCCCTACACCAACCGATCAGGCGGTGGCTTTCAGATGCTCTGCAAATTCCGGCACCAGCACGCCAGGCTTCAGGAGCTTCATCGCTCCGGATTTCTGAATCATACGATGACGGAGAATCAACGGATCCACGATATTGCCGCAGGACACACAGCGCATACCGCGCATCCACATGGGCACGCAGCTTTCCTGCAAATCGACCAGATTGTCGACCACCATGAGGCCTTCGCATCTTGTGCACTTCATAGCATCCTCCACATCACACATGGCGCAGGCTGCTTCACAGATACCGCACAGCCGCTATACAGAGCCTAGCAGCTTGC
This Nitrospira sp. DNA region includes the following protein-coding sequences:
- a CDS encoding ribbon-helix-helix domain-containing protein, which produces MATLTISLSDKEMRRLNNLSEREGVTMEQMVRCCIRDLIAQPDESFQITAQRVIEKNAELYRRLS
- a CDS encoding HEXXH motif-containing putative peptide modification protein produces the protein MLLFDSPSLIALNLELRLSMRKLLQDLGRELQDDYVELASQLAFPADYVQFLGRRLKAEDLSNWKVVGWIESLNDCVYFLDIWQQWRTESDRREFAEQLFAECQEKFFENSYLDELFPKGKPQVTGLDGRLARLCKRLAQDIAQEALWLDPAAVTAWCRTGKKVPWNVPGNLAQNFEKAEEAGAVPLGVAGDQCEAPPSLKRVLTRAKSRAVFRIDETGIALKVGRLLAPVWSAVGGQAQWHWAVRPTAEVLCTSYGAVTVGSTLVYGKDRQPKKVVPTDPKQAARIRRAWETIQTAWPEGHEVLALLTSRIIPLNAKGVVSFSYRHRPGLSFINCFDRDNLDLIDDLIHENSHHHLNLLLRKHVMYHGDRNQQIFYSPWRRSLRPLRGILHATFTFTMGALLFERLSSWAETKQGMQQWKAAGLTQRDLMRARFRCLEEIESVRYSIQDLEYAGGHLKWLTGSGARLVRQLEEQIGNAEARIVRHREAVLRSTFGPALRRHIKELQQARQAFGPVRLGAV
- a CDS encoding type II toxin-antitoxin system death-on-curing family toxin, translating into MIYLSVEQVLFLHDRLIEETGGQHGVRDLGGLQSALARPQAVFADTEFYPDVFSKAAVLLDGLTRNHPFLDGNKRISIATAALFLELNGYRVTTTSADLEEFTMHVTTMKPGLDQISEWFRAKIVRIARR